In Bicyclus anynana chromosome 1, ilBicAnyn1.1, whole genome shotgun sequence, a single window of DNA contains:
- the LOC112044250 gene encoding protein rolling stone-like: protein MGAIRSYFKQQFQYRMWTLQYETSSDFYLSCFQRNFSALPLLLIRGILFIGCLAIVLASIILTSQLGAGPYWPIYLTHWGLLFITFASGFGFAVSYVAHFQGSIDDTYGLPWYVKVYWVMYNIAISLAFFITIFYWIFLANADEDFAVDPTLDYFIHLVNSILMLVLLLTARQPCNVLHFYFLIILAAVYVIFTAIYYAAGGTDPFGHNFIYPVLDWSNPGPAVIMLIISLAMVTVIHFITVLLSLARDAIGRCSRNENTFDLAY, encoded by the exons atgggTGCAATAAGGAGCTACTTTAAACAACAGTTTCAATATCGGATGTGGACGTTACAATACGAAACATCATCGGATTTCTACTTAAGTTGCTTTCAAAGAAATTTTTCAGCATTACCTCTATTGCTTATCAGGGGGATCCTATTTATTGGGTGTTTAGCCATAGTGTTAGCGTCGATTATTCTAACGTCACAACTCGGCGCTGGGCCATATTGGCCGATATATTTAACCCATTGGGGTCTtctgtttataacttttgcaagtGGTTTTGGATTTGCAGTTTCATATGTAGCACACTTCCAAGGATCCAttg ATGATACGTACGGACTGCCATGGTACGTCAAAGTTTACTGGGTGATGTATAACATAGCGATCTCATTGGCATTCTTCATCACCATTTTCTACTGGATATTTTTAGCTAATGCCG ATGAAGATTTCGCCGTAGACCCGACCCTAGACTACTTCATACACTTAGTGAACAGTATTCTGATGCTAGTCCTTCTGCTCACCGCCCGCCAGCCATGCAATGTGCTGCATTTCTACTTCCTCATCATACTTGCTGCCGTCTATGTCATATTCACTGCGATATATTACGCTGCTGGAGGAACCGATCC GTTTGGACATAACTTCATATACCCTGTACTGGATTGGTCCAACCCGGGCCCTGCGGTGATTATGTTGATCATTTCACTCGCCATGGTGACTGTGATCCACTTCATCACAGTATTACTGAGTCTAGCCAGGGATGCCATCGGTCGTTGTTCTCGAAACGAGAATACATTTGACCTCGCCTATTAA